The Legionella sp. PATHC032 genome has a window encoding:
- a CDS encoding adenylate/guanylate cyclase domain-containing protein, producing the protein MTALYYNLNNHYDSHFIYSLEKSDIRDNNPEKIMKKPLDTTEQNRIAALYELKILDTPADERFDRIIRLTSGYLSVPIAFISFIDSNHQWFKSSCGIGLDKISRNDSFCHYTIQQNKPMIIPDALLDERFCNNPYVTNSPNIRFYAGFPLSTVDGFNVGTLCAIDKKPRNLDETEIQILKDLATLAEDQLNLLDISLLEKAVREKNISLTKAKKELEMRNNFIRKVFGSFMSDEIVAALLESKSELKLGGEERKITILFSDLRNFTTLSEHFPADKIVAALNNHYGKMVDVIEKYNGTVDSFIGDAIMVVFGAPHSGGDDAYRAIACALEMQATMQEVNTMNRNCSLPELAMGIGINTGYAIVGNIGSQKRMQYSAIGSPVNLASRIQDLTLGGQILISEATYQEVNHSLELNGHLRVKVKGIASPITIYDVIGLDKKSDL; encoded by the coding sequence ATGACTGCATTGTACTATAATCTTAATAACCACTATGATTCTCATTTTATTTATTCACTTGAGAAAAGTGACATTCGTGATAACAATCCTGAGAAAATTATGAAGAAACCTTTGGATACTACTGAGCAGAATCGCATTGCGGCATTATACGAATTAAAAATTCTGGATACACCAGCAGATGAAAGATTTGATCGAATTATCCGACTCACTTCGGGTTACTTATCGGTTCCTATTGCTTTTATCTCTTTTATTGATTCTAATCACCAATGGTTTAAATCCAGCTGTGGTATAGGTCTTGACAAAATATCCCGGAATGATTCATTTTGCCACTACACTATTCAACAAAATAAACCAATGATTATTCCAGACGCATTGTTGGATGAGCGATTTTGTAATAATCCCTATGTGACTAATTCACCAAATATTCGTTTTTACGCAGGATTTCCCTTATCTACAGTTGATGGTTTTAATGTGGGAACACTATGTGCAATAGATAAAAAACCACGTAATTTAGATGAGACTGAAATTCAAATTTTAAAAGATTTGGCAACTTTGGCAGAAGATCAACTCAACCTGCTGGATATTTCGCTTCTTGAGAAGGCTGTACGAGAAAAAAATATCTCTCTGACAAAAGCAAAGAAAGAGCTTGAAATGCGTAATAATTTTATTCGCAAAGTATTTGGTAGTTTTATGTCTGATGAGATTGTTGCAGCGCTTCTTGAGTCCAAGTCAGAGTTAAAATTAGGCGGAGAGGAGCGCAAAATTACAATTCTGTTTAGTGACTTAAGAAATTTTACGACTCTGTCGGAGCATTTCCCTGCGGATAAAATTGTTGCTGCACTTAACAATCATTACGGAAAAATGGTTGATGTTATTGAAAAATACAATGGTACTGTCGATTCTTTTATTGGTGACGCTATTATGGTGGTATTTGGAGCACCACATTCTGGAGGAGATGATGCATACAGAGCGATAGCTTGTGCATTAGAGATGCAAGCGACCATGCAAGAGGTGAACACAATGAATCGCAATTGCAGTTTACCCGAATTAGCAATGGGCATAGGAATTAATACAGGTTATGCTATTGTAGGCAATATTGGTTCTCAGAAGCGTATGCAATATAGTGCAATTGGCTCCCCTGTTAATCTGGCATCACGCATTCAGGATCTGACTTTGGGAGGGCAGATTTTAATTTCTGAGGCAACTTACCAGGAAGTTAATCATTCGCTTGAATTAAATGGGCATCTGAGGGTAAAAGTTAAGGGAATTGCTTCTCCTATCACTATTTATGATGTAATCGGTCTGGATAAAAAATCAGATTTATAA
- a CDS encoding helix-hairpin-helix domain-containing protein, which translates to MTKNKFKVINPLLSLMNVGEATYKDLQLLEVNSIQQLANACADELYLRLQQITGQSHDPCVWDVFAAAINEACTGQKQPWWEWTKVRKKRQMEGAFCI; encoded by the coding sequence ATGACTAAAAATAAATTTAAAGTAATTAATCCGCTTTTAAGTCTTATGAATGTAGGAGAGGCAACCTATAAAGACTTGCAATTGCTTGAGGTTAATTCAATTCAACAACTTGCTAATGCATGTGCTGATGAACTGTACTTGCGTTTGCAACAAATTACTGGCCAATCTCATGATCCATGTGTTTGGGATGTCTTTGCTGCTGCTATAAACGAAGCATGTACAGGACAAAAACAACCTTGGTGGGAATGGACAAAAGTACGAAAAAAAAGGCAAATGGAAGGAGCATTTTGTATTTAA
- a CDS encoding SecDF P1 head subdomain-containing protein → MNIFIKLIAMLVGVFFLPSVVMASGTATTDIGASKYISSLVFQVIQNQMVLDSSTVESATIVLPEISTDSYGVHIKLKTIAATTFGQMTENGIGKQGSFILNGIVISNPIIRSRIGDEFIVTGFTKKQANQFIESMTSKIIKINPAKSCLSNSH, encoded by the coding sequence ATGAATATCTTTATTAAATTAATTGCCATGCTAGTTGGGGTATTTTTTTTACCATCAGTTGTCATGGCTTCAGGCACCGCAACAACTGATATTGGTGCAAGTAAGTATATTTCATCGCTAGTATTTCAAGTTATTCAAAATCAGATGGTCTTGGACAGCTCAACAGTAGAATCGGCAACAATAGTATTACCTGAAATTTCAACTGACAGTTATGGTGTCCATATTAAATTAAAAACTATTGCAGCCACCACATTTGGACAAATGACTGAAAACGGTATAGGAAAACAAGGAAGCTTCATCTTAAATGGTATAGTGATATCAAATCCAATAATTCGAAGCAGGATAGGGGATGAGTTCATTGTAACAGGGTTTACCAAGAAACAGGCGAACCAATTTATTGAAAGCATGACGTCAAAAATAATTAAAATTAATCCGGCGAAGTCATGCTTATCTAATTCACATTAG
- the aph(9)-Ia gene encoding aminoglycoside O-phosphotransferase APH(9)-Ia: MLRNNIPDQQLIELLKVYYGIDIHSVQLMAGGADMNAFGYKADSESNSYFVKLKYGHHDEINLSIIRLLHDSGIKEIIFPIYTRDAKLFQQIDHFKIIVYPFIDAPNGFTQNLTEKQWKQLGKVLRQIHETSLPSAIQKRLRKETYSPKWREMVRSFYSKIGFDDSYDQITTDFKSFFNQNIDSIHRLVDSSEELSKKIQPDLDKYVLCHSDIHAGNMLVVNEESIYIIDWDEPMLAPKERDLMFIGGGIGNVWNKPHEIDYFYEGYGKTNVDKIILSYYRHERIVEDIAVYGQDLLSRDQNEESRLESFKHFKSMFDPNDVVEIAFSSDLM, encoded by the coding sequence ATGCTAAGAAATAATATTCCAGATCAACAACTCATTGAGCTTTTGAAAGTCTATTATGGAATTGATATTCATTCAGTACAACTGATGGCCGGTGGTGCTGATATGAATGCCTTTGGATATAAAGCGGACTCAGAATCCAATTCTTATTTCGTAAAGCTGAAATACGGCCATCATGATGAAATTAATTTATCAATCATTCGCCTCTTGCATGATTCTGGAATAAAAGAAATTATTTTTCCTATCTACACGCGTGATGCGAAATTATTTCAGCAAATAGATCATTTTAAAATAATAGTGTATCCATTTATTGATGCGCCCAATGGTTTCACCCAAAATTTAACAGAAAAACAGTGGAAACAGCTTGGAAAAGTATTAAGGCAAATTCATGAAACCTCTCTTCCCTCCGCTATTCAAAAACGATTAAGAAAAGAAACGTACTCGCCTAAATGGCGTGAAATGGTAAGATCCTTTTATAGCAAAATTGGATTTGATGATTCGTATGATCAAATTACTACTGACTTCAAATCTTTTTTTAATCAAAATATCGATTCAATTCATCGATTAGTCGATTCTTCAGAAGAACTATCTAAAAAAATTCAACCTGATTTAGATAAATATGTACTGTGTCATTCTGATATACATGCGGGTAATATGTTGGTCGTTAATGAGGAATCTATTTACATTATTGATTGGGATGAGCCCATGTTAGCGCCAAAAGAGCGTGATTTGATGTTCATTGGCGGTGGCATTGGCAATGTATGGAATAAACCCCATGAAATCGATTATTTTTATGAAGGTTATGGTAAAACAAACGTTGATAAAATAATTTTGTCTTATTACAGACATGAACGAATTGTCGAAGACATAGCCGTATATGGACAAGACTTACTTTCACGTGATCAAAACGAAGAGTCCAGACTTGAAAGTTTTAAACATTTTAAATCGATGTTTGATCCAAATGATGTTGTTGAAATAGCTTTCTCTTCAGATCTAATGTGA
- a CDS encoding class I SAM-dependent DNA methyltransferase, translated as MVEKNKDKVYQVYDEILDWFDDNRTKDLTMEKFYLNFIQTCLKPKSKILDVGCGTGEPIAQFLINEGYDVTGIDASRKMISLCKQRFPKNKWILADMRTLDLNEKFHAVIAWHSFFHLPHDDQRMTLKLLASYVDQNGLLIFTSGPEYNEVWSNNGGYDLYHASLSTEEYEQILIDNNFKVLAHKIRDPDCGDATVWVAQKS; from the coding sequence ATGGTGGAAAAGAATAAAGATAAAGTTTATCAAGTATATGACGAGATCCTTGACTGGTTTGATGATAACCGCACTAAAGATTTGACTATGGAGAAATTTTATTTAAATTTCATTCAAACATGTCTCAAACCTAAAAGCAAAATATTAGATGTAGGTTGTGGCACTGGAGAGCCTATAGCTCAATTTTTAATCAATGAAGGTTATGATGTAACCGGAATAGATGCCAGTAGAAAAATGATTAGTTTGTGTAAACAACGATTTCCAAAAAACAAATGGATTTTAGCAGATATGCGTACTTTAGATTTGAATGAAAAATTCCATGCAGTTATTGCCTGGCATAGCTTTTTTCATTTACCTCATGATGATCAAAGGATGACTTTAAAGTTACTAGCCTCCTATGTTGATCAAAATGGTTTATTAATCTTTACATCAGGACCTGAATACAATGAAGTTTGGAGTAATAATGGAGGATATGATTTATACCATGCATCTCTTTCTACCGAAGAATATGAACAGATACTTATAGATAATAATTTTAAGGTACTGGCGCATAAAATTAGAGATCCAGATTGTGGCGATGCGACAGTTTGGGTTGCCCAAAAAAGCTAG
- a CDS encoding gamma-glutamylcyclotransferase family protein gives MSQAQTEKLFSYGTLRYEKVQIANFGRKLEGQEDTLQGFKLSMVEIKNTDVVATSGDNCHPIISYTGNPSDTIQGTVFTISKEELAQTDEYEVSEYKRVNVKLNSGVNAWVYINTQDLYGNNQTKG, from the coding sequence ATGAGCCAAGCGCAGACAGAAAAGTTATTTTCCTACGGTACCTTACGTTATGAAAAAGTACAAATTGCCAATTTCGGTAGAAAACTGGAAGGTCAAGAAGATACATTACAAGGATTCAAATTATCTATGGTTGAAATTAAAAACACAGACGTTGTTGCGACAAGTGGCGATAATTGCCATCCCATTATTTCATATACTGGCAATCCTTCAGATACAATTCAAGGTACTGTATTTACTATCAGCAAAGAAGAGTTGGCACAAACGGATGAGTATGAAGTCTCTGAGTACAAGCGTGTGAATGTGAAATTGAACTCAGGGGTTAATGCATGGGTTTATATAAATACTCAAGACCTCTATGGGAATAACCAAACAAAAGGCTAG
- a CDS encoding peptidase — MMSKFFNLKTGTLHCVESYAGAVKFPKQLNQESRKINEEILDNNGYPLMAPKLRRQNANQLKMFFSGENNTLLNGSYDLRDHSNKDLTEVTNIITYR; from the coding sequence ATGATGTCAAAATTTTTTAATTTAAAGACAGGTACCTTACATTGTGTAGAATCCTATGCTGGTGCAGTCAAATTTCCCAAACAGCTAAATCAGGAATCAAGAAAAATAAACGAAGAGATTCTCGATAATAATGGTTATCCTTTGATGGCGCCTAAGTTAAGACGTCAAAATGCTAATCAGTTAAAAATGTTTTTTTCCGGTGAAAATAATACTCTTTTAAATGGATCATATGATCTCAGGGATCATTCAAACAAAGATCTGACGGAAGTCACAAATATAATCACTTATCGTTAA
- the lem10 gene encoding Dot/Icm T4SS effector Lem10: MVTKIIWVSNNGKPNLKMEFVSQEEKSKFFKEVKTKASELGLNFPLVQGPGNSLLIEASNYPADPCGCYISPGGKLAINFGKVELSHFILPKVGVKTEHAEIFKDHNTIFFHKNKLPSVNSELTFVPIGTPVIVPVPKPGATSPTFFNPSKSGDSSISITATGNVDSPMIRITFQNQTEREFFLNKITDKAKSLGVNISTHPFEIKDPNMILIKPSKYPDNKLGCYISKNKEIAINFGRTEFRDFVLSNLGVGSHLGTCPTKNETGNDTFYFNQENLSLNGPSLLLNNKITKEIEKNDYLLSANGSKAIDYVWSNFLKHPYNPKLKQPDANVKAAWEKHTEWEHWSNMGQDWSLNTPSGLVPRPNHGIAHTLRVAQLVPVIAEFLKAYSGDPKFQKLTQKEIQKAQYMMLFSVIGRENDMSWTDANHYQQAFKEAYNGQHSKHIYATFKENAQKGFLNHVVTNKSSLIPSLFSDENELQYWAEALDTGKPGISSASGILMALAHDLDLMRCYDKGKFNSLKMKDLVVRLGGNEEAAKKLADYAHDLIVATGDRCMGYGVTQDYNYSLFGKCSLDPNECLKQLQSIPKPETTLANQYGI, translated from the coding sequence ATGGTAACGAAAATAATTTGGGTTTCTAATAATGGTAAACCTAATTTAAAAATGGAGTTTGTAAGTCAAGAAGAAAAAAGTAAATTTTTCAAGGAAGTAAAGACAAAAGCAAGCGAATTAGGACTAAATTTTCCATTAGTGCAAGGCCCTGGCAATTCTCTGCTGATAGAGGCTTCAAATTACCCAGCTGATCCTTGCGGTTGTTATATATCTCCAGGGGGAAAGTTAGCTATTAATTTTGGAAAAGTGGAATTGAGTCATTTTATATTACCTAAAGTAGGTGTGAAAACGGAGCATGCTGAGATTTTCAAAGACCATAATACTATTTTTTTCCATAAAAATAAGCTTCCAAGTGTGAATTCAGAATTAACGTTTGTACCAATTGGTACACCTGTTATTGTTCCCGTGCCAAAACCGGGGGCTACTTCTCCAACATTTTTTAATCCTTCAAAGTCGGGGGATTCTTCGATTTCTATTACTGCGACGGGAAACGTTGATAGTCCGATGATAAGAATTACTTTTCAAAATCAAACAGAGAGAGAGTTTTTTTTAAATAAAATAACAGATAAAGCAAAAAGTTTAGGGGTTAATATTTCAACTCACCCTTTTGAAATCAAAGACCCTAATATGATACTTATTAAACCTTCGAAATACCCCGATAATAAATTAGGCTGTTATATTTCCAAGAATAAGGAGATTGCAATTAATTTTGGGAGGACAGAATTTAGAGACTTTGTGTTGTCTAATCTCGGAGTAGGCTCTCATTTAGGAACCTGCCCAACAAAAAATGAAACAGGTAACGATACTTTCTATTTTAATCAGGAAAATCTTTCTCTAAATGGCCCCTCCTTATTGCTAAATAACAAAATAACCAAAGAAATAGAGAAAAATGATTATCTACTCTCTGCTAATGGATCCAAGGCCATTGACTATGTTTGGAGTAATTTTTTAAAACATCCTTATAATCCTAAACTGAAACAACCAGATGCTAATGTAAAGGCAGCATGGGAAAAACATACTGAATGGGAGCACTGGTCTAATATGGGTCAGGATTGGTCATTAAATACTCCCTCGGGTTTGGTTCCCAGGCCAAATCATGGAATCGCTCATACATTACGAGTTGCACAGCTTGTACCAGTCATTGCTGAGTTTTTGAAAGCATATTCAGGTGATCCAAAATTCCAAAAGTTAACGCAAAAAGAAATACAAAAAGCACAATACATGATGTTATTTTCAGTAATTGGGCGTGAAAACGATATGAGCTGGACAGATGCCAATCATTATCAGCAGGCATTTAAGGAAGCATACAATGGACAGCACTCTAAGCACATCTATGCTACTTTCAAAGAAAATGCTCAAAAAGGATTTTTAAACCATGTGGTTACTAATAAATCGTCATTAATTCCTTCGCTATTTTCCGATGAAAATGAGCTTCAATATTGGGCTGAAGCTTTAGATACAGGCAAGCCCGGAATTTCTTCTGCATCTGGCATACTTATGGCTTTAGCTCATGATCTGGATCTCATGAGATGTTATGACAAAGGAAAATTCAATAGTCTTAAAATGAAAGATTTGGTAGTCAGACTTGGAGGAAATGAAGAGGCAGCAAAGAAACTGGCCGATTATGCTCATGATCTGATTGTAGCGACTGGAGATCGATGCATGGGGTATGGGGTAACTCAGGATTATAATTACTCTCTTTTTGGCAAATGTAGTCTTGATCCAAATGAGTGTCTAAAACAGCTTCAAAGTATTCCTAAGCCAGAGACAACTTTGGCAAATCAATATGGTATTTGA